The DNA segment GTCCATCTTTTTACAGTAGGTGCACCACTTGGCCGTAAAATCGACCAAAATATGCTTGCCTGACTGCTTGGCCAATTTCAATCCCGTATCATACTGGTACCAGGTAATCGTCGTGGTATCAATCGCCGGTTTAGGATCGGTTTTCGGCTTTTTATCTTTGCCGTCGCCGGCCAGAGTGATGCCGCCGATCAAAAGTATGATAATAAGAAATCTGGCAATTCTGGTCATACCATCCGTCATAAATTCTACCTTTCCAAGACATAATTCACTATTTTAACATATTCGCCCGGAAAATGTTTCGTTAATTATCGCGGCGGCTGAAGATATACCGCCGAATCCCCCATTATTTCCTTCAATTTAAGCAGCATCTTGCTTTCCGGAGCAATATTAAACCTCTTTGACCTGATTAAGAATTCCTCCCCGTTGCGGCGCGCCGCGAATATCACCGGTGTTTTCCCCTGGTTTTTCTCCAAAATTGACTGCACGGCACCCAATTTTTTTTCGGTAACGGTATCATCAACCTTTATAACCAATTGGCAATTGAACTTCTCAAACAGGGTCTCCAGCGGAAATATCTCTCCGGCAATAACTTTCGGGGCTTCGCCTTCCCTTGTCGACACGCGCCCGCTGATTATTACCATATTGTCCTCGACAATATGGGCTTTTCCCTTCTCGTACGGATCGGAAAAAATGATAACCTCCACCTTTCCCTTGAAGTCCTCAATCGTGACAAATGCCATCCGGTTCCCCCGCTTGTCGTTCATTAATTTCACGGCTGAAATAATGCCCCCGAATCGCACTTCCCGCCCGTCTTTGACTTCCGTCAATCTCTCCGTATCGGTGGTTCCAAAGGCCGCCAATTCCGGGCGATACCTGTCCAAAGGGTGCCCCGAAACGTAAAATCCCAGAGTTTCCTTTTCACTGGATAGTTTTTTGGAGATCGACCAGTCCGGCAAATCGGGAAAAGGTGGTTCCGTTCGCTTAATCTCCGTTCCGCCGGCCGCGAAAAGATCGACGGCGTTGGCGGAACGAGAGACTTTTTGGCCGAATTCCAGCATCGGCTCAATTACAGCCGATTTTTGGGCCCTATTGCCCGGCAAGGAATCGAGCGCCCCGGCCGCAATCAGCGATTCCAGAGCCCTCTTGTTGAAATTTCTTAAATTTATCCGGCTGACTAAATCGGCCAGCGAACTGAATTTGCCGGCCTCATCCCTCGCCGTGATCATCGTTTCCACCGCCGCTTCCCCTACATTCTTTACCGCCAGCAGGCCAAATCTGATCTTGCCGTCCTTAACACTGAAGGCCTTGACCGATTCGTTGACATCTGGAGCGAGGACCGTGATACCCATCTTATGACACTCTTCCATAAGAGTGTAAATCCGGTCAGGGGAATCGGTCTCGGAGGTCATATTGGCGGCCATGAATTCCTGAGGGAAATAAGTCTTGAGGTAGCCGCACTGATAGGCGATATAGGCATAACCGGTGGAATGCGCCTTATTGAATCCATAACGGGCAAAAGTCTCGATTTGATCGAATACCGCCTGGGCGATTTTTCTGTCAATCCCCTGCTTTTCGGAGCCGTCGAGGAATTCCTTCTTCTGTTCGGCCATCAATTCCGCCTGCTTCTTGCCCATTGCTTTTCGAAGGATGTCGGCCCGACCCATCGTGTAGCCGGCCAGAGCGTTGGCGATTTGAAGGACCTGCTCCTGAAAAACGATGACGCCAAATGTCTCTCTGAGAATTTTCTCCAGCCTTGGATGATCGAATTTTACCTCTTCCCGACCGTTCTTGCGTTCGATATAGGTATCGATCATCCCGGAATCGAGCGGTCCCGGGCGGTACAAAGCATTCATCACCGTAAGATCGGTCAGGGTTTCCGGCTTCAAGCGGCGCAGATAATCACGCATGCCGCCTGATTCAAATTGGAAAATACCGACTGTCTCGCCCCGGGAAAACAATCTGTAGACTTTTTTGTCGTTCAAATCAATGGCATCAAGATCGATATCCTTGCCGTGATTCTCCTTGATCATGCGGAGGCAATCCTGAATGACTGTCAGGGTGCGAAGGCCCAAAAAGTCCATTTTCAGCAGGCCGATTTCCTCCACCATTTTCATGTCGAATTGCGTCGTAATTTCGTCTTTCGTTCCCTTGAACAGGGGAATGTATTCGGTCAAAGCTTTGGGCGCAATGACCACCCCGGCGGCGTGCGTGGAGGCATGACGAGCCAGTCCTTCCAGCGTCATGGAGAGATCAATCAACTTCTTTACCCGAACGTCCTTATCATACAACTCCTTCAACTCGGGATTCTGGACCAGCGCCTTTTCCAAAGTCATGTCGGTGGCAAACGGCACCATTTTAGCGATTTTATCCACCTCGGAGTACGGCATACTCAGGACCCGTCCCACATCCCGCACCACGCCGCGCGCCGCCATGGTCCCGAACGTGATAATCTGGCAGACATTAGCGGCGCCGTACTTGCGGACCACATAATCAATTATCCTGTCCCGGCCCCGGTCGGCGAAATCGATATCGATGTCCGGCATCGAAATGCGCTCGGGATTGAGGAATCGTTCGAATAGAAGCGAATACTTGATGGGATCAATATTGGTGATTTTCAAGCAGTATGATACCAGCGACCCGGCCGCCGAACCCCTGCCAGGACCGACCGGGATATCCTGGGAACGGGCATAGTCTATGAAATCTTTGACAATCAGGAAATAACCGGCATAGCGCATCTCTTTTATCACGGCAAGTTCGTAATCAAGACGCTTTCTTATTTCTTCCGTAACTTTCTTGTAGCGCTCGTTCAGACCTTCCTCGGCCAAATGCATGAGGTAACTGTCGGCATCGACATACGGAGCCGGGATCGGAAATCCGGGAAGGTGCAGTTTGCCCATTTCCAGTTCGACATTACACTCTTCCGCTATTCTTATCGTGTTCTCGAGGGCCTCTGGAAATTCGCCGAACAAACCGCCCATTTCATCCGGGGATTTGAAATATATCTGGTCGGTATCATACCGCATCCGATCCCGATCGGAAACAAATTTGCCGGTCTGGATGCACAGAAGAGCGTCGTGGGCCTCCCAGTCCGATTGCCTGAGATAATGGCAATCGTTGGTTGCTACCAGCGGAATTTCGGTCTCGCGATGGATCGTATATATCATCGGAATCAATAGGGCCTCTTTATCGAGGCCATGATTCTGCAGTTCCAGATAAAAATTACCCGTTCCAAATATCTCCTGATATTCGCGGGCGGAGGCGGCCGCCTTTTCGGCGTCGCCCTGGAGCAAATACCAGTTCACTTCCCCCTTCATGCAGGCCGAAAGACCGATTAATCCTTCCGCATGCTCCCGCAATAACTCTTTATCAATTCTGGGGCGATGATAGAATCCTTCAAGAAACCCGGCCGTTGATAATTTGATGAGATTTTTATAACCTGTCTGATTCTTGGCCAGAATAACCAGATGAAAACCGCCGTCGGGAAATACTGTCGATGGCTTTTTATCCATCCTCGATC comes from the Candidatus Zixiibacteriota bacterium genome and includes:
- the dnaE gene encoding DNA polymerase III subunit alpha, with protein sequence MKFANFVHLHTHSQYSLLDGACQLDAAIQLAKQFKMPALAITDHGNLFGAAEFYKKAMKAGIKPIIGTEAYVAGGSRMDKKPSTVFPDGGFHLVILAKNQTGYKNLIKLSTAGFLEGFYHRPRIDKELLREHAEGLIGLSACMKGEVNWYLLQGDAEKAAASAREYQEIFGTGNFYLELQNHGLDKEALLIPMIYTIHRETEIPLVATNDCHYLRQSDWEAHDALLCIQTGKFVSDRDRMRYDTDQIYFKSPDEMGGLFGEFPEALENTIRIAEECNVELEMGKLHLPGFPIPAPYVDADSYLMHLAEEGLNERYKKVTEEIRKRLDYELAVIKEMRYAGYFLIVKDFIDYARSQDIPVGPGRGSAAGSLVSYCLKITNIDPIKYSLLFERFLNPERISMPDIDIDFADRGRDRIIDYVVRKYGAANVCQIITFGTMAARGVVRDVGRVLSMPYSEVDKIAKMVPFATDMTLEKALVQNPELKELYDKDVRVKKLIDLSMTLEGLARHASTHAAGVVIAPKALTEYIPLFKGTKDEITTQFDMKMVEEIGLLKMDFLGLRTLTVIQDCLRMIKENHGKDIDLDAIDLNDKKVYRLFSRGETVGIFQFESGGMRDYLRRLKPETLTDLTVMNALYRPGPLDSGMIDTYIERKNGREEVKFDHPRLEKILRETFGVIVFQEQVLQIANALAGYTMGRADILRKAMGKKQAELMAEQKKEFLDGSEKQGIDRKIAQAVFDQIETFARYGFNKAHSTGYAYIAYQCGYLKTYFPQEFMAANMTSETDSPDRIYTLMEECHKMGITVLAPDVNESVKAFSVKDGKIRFGLLAVKNVGEAAVETMITARDEAGKFSSLADLVSRINLRNFNKRALESLIAAGALDSLPGNRAQKSAVIEPMLEFGQKVSRSANAVDLFAAGGTEIKRTEPPFPDLPDWSISKKLSSEKETLGFYVSGHPLDRYRPELAAFGTTDTERLTEVKDGREVRFGGIISAVKLMNDKRGNRMAFVTIEDFKGKVEVIIFSDPYEKGKAHIVEDNMVIISGRVSTREGEAPKVIAGEIFPLETLFEKFNCQLVIKVDDTVTEKKLGAVQSILEKNQGKTPVIFAARRNGEEFLIRSKRFNIAPESKMLLKLKEIMGDSAVYLQPPR